A window of Tripterygium wilfordii isolate XIE 37 chromosome 7, ASM1340144v1, whole genome shotgun sequence contains these coding sequences:
- the LOC120001505 gene encoding uncharacterized protein LOC120001505 — translation MAQFSVQLDFPSENFNAATKDKIRKHIYNLQQHTANRVFHIQRFTTKNDADMIRSVVETKLGELAPEILPPVEGVVEGANITFGSMNVEAINYWYLVIVAPTSCKKLDDLELFEKYQDMPIFVSSGYQDCIMDIITAVSLLMKTPVRCRLKREKIVMYSEDDLFAAKFVAFDLQDDENCEDKDDVCSNLKNLFNDINVNSDISGSLSREFAAFFDFLEGKSFNMENLGNVRNNVIFWSKEKRRNFMTYLCDYITCLDCTTSQYENIFSKETEDAFGYNRDWKARFLNHPEMCKVHKALEDSYVAENFSYSGLRGVHEHGYESDDLMMKRCLIRIRDLYEHRLQLKLLYLHNIQLNNIDLYTDADLVGIIHFLFPLHIDSFARAIRAMNWQTWMMPFEIP, via the exons ATGGCTCAGTTTAGCGTACAACTTGACTTTCCGTCTGAGAATTTTAATGCCGCTACGAAAGATAAGATtaggaaacatatatataacttgCAACAACACACGGCAAACAGGGTGTTCCATATTCAAAGGTTTACAACAAAGAACGATGCAGATATGATACGCAGTGTGGTGGAAACAAAACTTGGCGAGCTGGCACCGGAGATTCTACCACCTGTAGAAGGGGTTGTAGAAGGGGCTAATATAACTTTTGGAAGTATGAATGTTGAAGCGATCAACTATTGGTATCTTGTTATTGTTGCACCGACATCTTGTAAAAAACTGGATGATTTAGAACTCTTTGAGAAATATCAAGATATGCCTATATTCGTAAGCAGTGGATACCAAGATTGCATAAT GGATATAATTACTGCTGTTTCACTGTTGATGAAGACACCAGTACGTTGCCgcctaaaacgtgaaaagattgttATGTACAGTGAAGATGATTTATTTGCTGCGAAGTTCGTAGCATTCGATTTGCAAG ATGACGAGAATTGTGAGGACAAAGATGATGTGTGCAGCAATTTGAAGAATCTTTTCAATGATATTAATGTCAACTCCGACATTTCTGGTTCTCTGAGTCGGGAGTTTGCCGcattttttgattttctagaAGGAAAGAGCTTTAATATGGa GAATCTTGGGAATGTAAGGAATAACGTTATATTCTGGTCAAAAGAAAAACGACGCAATTTTATGACTTATCTTTGTGATTACATCACCTGTCTTGATTGTACCACCTCTCAatatgaaaatatattttcGAAAGAGACTGAAGATGCTTTTGGATACAATCGGGATTGGAAGGCGCGATTTCTTAATCATCCTGAAATGTGTAAGGTGCACAAGGCACTTGAAGATTCTTATGTTGCTGAGAATTTCTCCTATTCGGGATTGCGAGGGGTTCATGAACATGGTTACGAGAGCGATGATCTTATGATGAAACGATGTCTCATACGGATTAGGGACCTATACGAGCATCGTTTGCAATTGAAACTATTATACTTGCATAATATCCAG TTGAACAACATTGATCTTTACACGGATGCAGATCTTGTGGGTATAATCCACTTTTTATTTCCACTCCACATTGATTCGTTCGCTAGAGCTATAAGGGCAATGAATTGGCAAACTTGGATGATGCCATTTGAAATTCCATAG